From the Nodularia sp. NIES-3585 genome, one window contains:
- a CDS encoding TspO/MBR family protein — translation MIKSWMVIGGVAFVIALAANLITPSDIQWFKRLQRPRWLTIEGAIPIIWTVIFICGAWSAYIVWESNPGTTKTGLIMGLYLLLEIVTIAYTPVMFRLRSLRVGTILGGTGFVICLILTLAILPISTSAALLLVPYLLWSPIGTYTTWQMTKLNPQDA, via the coding sequence ATGATTAAATCGTGGATGGTAATTGGGGGTGTGGCTTTTGTAATTGCTTTGGCGGCTAATTTGATTACGCCAAGCGATATCCAGTGGTTTAAGCGCTTACAAAGACCCAGATGGTTAACTATTGAAGGGGCGATTCCGATTATTTGGACTGTAATCTTTATTTGCGGTGCTTGGTCAGCTTATATTGTTTGGGAAAGTAATCCAGGAACTACAAAAACTGGGCTAATTATGGGTTTATACTTACTATTAGAAATAGTTACTATCGCCTATACACCTGTCATGTTTAGGTTGCGTAGTCTGCGAGTGGGGACAATCTTGGGCGGTACAGGTTTTGTAATTTGTCTAATATTAACACTTGCCATTTTACCAATTTCTACTTCCGCAGCACTGTTGTTAGTTCCCTATTTACTATGGAGTCCCATTGGTACTTATACGACTTGGCAAATGACTAAACTCAATCCTCAAGATGCGTAA